One Mycolicibacterium sp. TUM20985 genomic window, CCCCGACGCTCGCCGAGTTCCAACGGGACGTGGCCGACGGTCGCGTCCACTACTTCGTCCGCGGCCGTTCGATGATGTTCGGCATGCCCGGCGCCCGCGATCACGGCGGCAGTCGCGAGGCCTCCGACATCAGTGCGTGGGTCGAGGCGAACTACTCCCCGAAGACGGTCGACGGCGTCACCGTCTACGACCTGACTGCAAGGCCAACGCATTCATAGCCGGCGCATAGCTCGCACAGGAGGCCACCACACGCGGCGGGTCGACGATGGAGCCATGACAGATATTCAGGATGCTGAGATCGCGTTCGGTTCGCGGCCCCACGCGGCACGGGAGGCCCGTGCGCTCGGCGTTCCGGTGCTCGACGTGGTGATACCGGTCTACAACGAACAGGCCGCTCTCGCCGCGTCGGTGCGCCGGCTCCACCGTTACCTCCGCGACAGCTTCCCGTATTCGGTGCGCATCACCATCGCCGACAACGCCAGCATCGACGAAACCCCGCGCATCGCAGCCGAACTCGCCGACGAACTCGACGACGTCCGCGTGGTGCGACTCGAGGAGAAGGGGCGCGGGCGCGCGCTGCATCAGGTCTGGTCGCAGTCCGATGCCATGGTGCTGGCCTACATGGACGTCGACCTGTCGACCGACCTCGCCGCCGTCGGGCCCCTCGTCGCGCCGCTCATCTCGGGGCACTCCGACGTGTCGATCGGCACCCGGCTGGGGCGCGGGTCACGGGTGGTGCGGGGCCCCAAGCGCGAGATCATCTCGCGGTGCTACAACTTGATCCTGAAGTCGACGCTGCAGGCCCGGTTCTCCGATGCGCAGTGCGGTTTCAAGGCGATCCGTGCCGACGTCGCCCGTCAGCTGCTGCCCCACGTCGCCGACACCGGGTGGTTCTTCGACACCGAGTTGCTGGTGCTCGCCGAACGCAGCGGCCTGCGGATCCACGAGGTGCCGGTCGATTGGGTCGACGATCCCGACAGCCGGGTGGACATCGTCGCCACGGCCACCGCCGACCTCAAGGGTGTGGGCAGGTTGCTCCGCGGCTTCGCCAGCGGGTCCATCCCGGTGAACGCCATTGCGGCGCAACTCGCCCCGTCGCGATCCTCCGCGGCCGTGCCGAATTCGCTGTTCCGCCAGGTCGTGCGCTTCGGTGCCGTCGGCGTGGCGTCGACCGCGGCCTACCTCCTGCTCTACGTGCTGCTGCATCCCGTCATCGGCGCCCAGGCGGCGAACCTCTGTGCACTGCTCCTCACCGCGGTCGCCAACACGGCGGCCAACCGGCGCTTCACCTTTGCCGTGGCAGGTCGGGCGAAGGCGGGCCGCCATCACGTCGAGGGGCTCATCGTCTTCGCCATCGCCCTGGCCATCACCAGCGGGGCGCTCGCGGGGTTGCACGTCTTCGTCGACCAACCGCACCGCTTGCTCGAACTCTCCGTGCTGATAGCGGCCAACCTGATCGCCACCGCAGTCCGCTTCGTCCTCCTGCGCGGCTGGGTGTTTCACCCCCGCCGGGCCCACTGACATCGACCGAACGAGGAAACCGACCGTGACCCTGACTGCCGAAGACGTCCGACCCGATGCCGTCGTCGACGAATCTTCTCCGCCCGATCCACGTTGGACCCGGCCCGCGTTCTGGGCGCTGCTGGTGGGCACCGGCGCGCTGTACCTGTGGGGGCTCGGCTCCTCGGGGTGGGCCAACAGCTACTACGCCGCCGCGGCGCAGGCCGGCACGCAGGACTGGAAGGCCTGGTTGTTCGGCTCGCTCGACGCAGGGAACGCGATCACCGTCGACAAGCCGCCCGCGGCGATGTGGTTGATGGGCCTGTCCGGAAGGCTCTTCGGCTTCAACGAGTTCACCATGCTTCTGCCGGAGGCGCTGATGGGCGTCGGCGCGGTCGCGCTGTTGTACCTGACCGTCCGGCGAAGCAGTGGTCCGTCCGCAGGGCTGATCGCGGGCCTGGTGCTCGCGCTGACGCCCGTGGCGACGTTGATGTTCCGCTACAACAACCCCGATGCGCTGCTGGTGCTGCTGTTGGTGGTGGCGGCGTACTGCACGGTGCGCGCCATCGACGCGAGTACGGCTCGGCGGATGATGGCGTGGATGGCGCTGACGGGTGCCGCGATCGGCTTCGCGTTCCTGACCAAGATGCTGCAGGCGTTCCTCGTCGTCCCCGGTCTGGCGTTGGCGGTCCTGGTGGCCGCCCCGTTCGGAGTGTGGAAGAGGCTGGGCGCGTTGCTGATCGGCGGCGCCACGATGATCCTGTCGGCGGGCTGGTACGTCGCACTGGTCAGCCTGTGGCCAGCGGACTCGCGGCCCTACATCGCCGGATCCACCGACAACAGCCTGCTGCAGTTGGCGTTCGGCTACAACGGCATCCAGCGCATCGCCGGTAACGAGGGCGGCGGGCCTGGTGGTGGCTTCGATCCAGGCCACGGCGGTGCCGCTGGCGGCGGCAT contains:
- a CDS encoding bifunctional glycosyltransferase family 2/GtrA family protein, giving the protein MTDIQDAEIAFGSRPHAAREARALGVPVLDVVIPVYNEQAALAASVRRLHRYLRDSFPYSVRITIADNASIDETPRIAAELADELDDVRVVRLEEKGRGRALHQVWSQSDAMVLAYMDVDLSTDLAAVGPLVAPLISGHSDVSIGTRLGRGSRVVRGPKREIISRCYNLILKSTLQARFSDAQCGFKAIRADVARQLLPHVADTGWFFDTELLVLAERSGLRIHEVPVDWVDDPDSRVDIVATATADLKGVGRLLRGFASGSIPVNAIAAQLAPSRSSAAVPNSLFRQVVRFGAVGVASTAAYLLLYVLLHPVIGAQAANLCALLLTAVANTAANRRFTFAVAGRAKAGRHHVEGLIVFAIALAITSGALAGLHVFVDQPHRLLELSVLIAANLIATAVRFVLLRGWVFHPRRAH